A single Paracholeplasma manati DNA region contains:
- a CDS encoding DUF5696 domain-containing protein, with protein MFPIKKTLIFVIVLGLISLTIAQGYAQESTNNYPPYTTTKVALNDTYTLLSETQYIQLFYKKHNGIFKVVDKRNGSSWTSGIDHDYDQYIEKTVELYAENHPDATTTELASIAQPLEEQMNNTREGIANSFLVVDMMRASDPARASTQMGSSAKAYSKQIQTDSSYAIKEIQKDSVNTDNLYLVNGDDRHFVLDVQFKAFDVRIKAHIYVLDTGFDVEIRDHEITGEDANYINYINIMPFLGAYGGKQTEYNPATGAWDIPVLKPRHDGYVFVPDGSGALIDFKDYESSLSGYTGVVYGGDMAQYASNLQFVQSSVPTKQPLMPVFGIAYESLSKAFVSYATKGAEYMEIISRPNDSSDSYNLTNYTISFPRFLYNGRYSQVYNQAGDTYISAFKERNHFDLSIHYTFLEEDPTYQGMANSYRAYLLSNNQLFLKEASLATTIPLRVDFLMADAKKSLIGTEDVVVTTIDDVDHILSDLMYLGITNINSGLYGYQQGGITLGKKTAPNYSRAIGTAADFKRVVTQWQSQGVSISIAQNIAEINDVSTSLTNIANKHINGQYMVMIDPMHVDGITNKTYYVRPAKVVEYIEKQVSSIKNIGFSDITYEGYTQWLYSDTSKNRSMTDTIQRYQEVAEWIQLKYETNHVSPNQYLWAYTDRFLQTPMFNSQYIVETETVPFLQMVLHGTMELYATYANFSFYEQKDLLKMIDYNTYPSFILTQEPAYKLQKTNAQDYFSTEYAINQALIEQVYQTVSQALNPVMNATWVARTEVMPNVYMNTYNNGVSILINYQTQAVNYAGHIVTAQSYLVIGG; from the coding sequence ATGTTTCCAATTAAAAAAACACTGATATTTGTGATTGTATTGGGATTGATTTCATTGACGATTGCACAGGGTTATGCCCAAGAATCCACAAACAATTATCCCCCGTATACAACCACAAAAGTAGCGTTAAATGATACTTATACCTTATTATCAGAAACCCAATATATTCAACTCTTTTACAAAAAACACAATGGTATTTTTAAAGTTGTAGACAAACGAAATGGATCTTCTTGGACCTCAGGCATTGATCATGATTATGACCAATACATCGAGAAAACAGTCGAATTGTATGCTGAAAACCATCCAGATGCGACAACAACTGAACTGGCTTCAATCGCTCAACCCCTTGAAGAACAGATGAACAATACCCGTGAAGGGATTGCGAATTCATTCCTTGTTGTCGATATGATGCGTGCATCAGACCCAGCTAGGGCTTCGACTCAAATGGGTAGTTCAGCGAAAGCATATTCCAAACAAATTCAAACCGATAGTTCATACGCCATCAAGGAAATCCAAAAGGATTCAGTCAATACTGACAATTTATACCTAGTAAATGGCGATGATCGTCATTTCGTATTAGATGTTCAGTTTAAAGCTTTTGATGTCAGAATCAAAGCCCATATTTATGTTTTAGACACTGGGTTTGATGTAGAAATTCGTGACCATGAAATCACGGGGGAAGACGCGAATTACATCAACTACATCAACATCATGCCTTTCTTAGGCGCTTACGGTGGTAAACAAACCGAATATAACCCTGCCACAGGTGCCTGGGATATACCGGTACTAAAACCACGCCATGATGGGTATGTATTTGTTCCCGATGGTTCAGGTGCACTCATCGATTTCAAAGACTATGAATCTAGCTTGTCTGGGTACACAGGGGTTGTTTATGGGGGCGATATGGCCCAATACGCATCGAATTTACAATTTGTACAATCGAGTGTGCCAACCAAACAACCATTGATGCCTGTCTTTGGTATCGCCTATGAGTCGTTATCCAAAGCCTTTGTTTCCTACGCAACCAAAGGTGCGGAATATATGGAAATCATTTCAAGACCCAACGACTCATCCGATAGTTATAACCTCACCAATTATACGATTTCATTTCCAAGATTCTTATACAATGGACGTTATTCTCAAGTTTATAACCAAGCAGGGGATACCTATATCAGTGCTTTTAAAGAAAGAAACCATTTTGATTTATCCATCCATTACACGTTTTTAGAGGAAGACCCTACATATCAAGGGATGGCGAATAGCTATCGTGCGTATTTGTTATCTAACAACCAATTATTCTTAAAAGAAGCCTCTTTAGCAACCACCATCCCACTGCGTGTGGACTTCTTAATGGCGGATGCGAAAAAGTCATTGATTGGAACGGAAGATGTCGTGGTTACAACCATTGACGATGTTGACCATATCTTAAGTGATTTAATGTATTTAGGGATTACAAACATCAATTCGGGCTTATATGGTTATCAACAAGGTGGTATCACCTTAGGCAAAAAAACCGCGCCAAATTACAGTCGTGCGATTGGTACAGCTGCCGATTTTAAACGCGTTGTCACCCAGTGGCAATCCCAAGGTGTATCCATCTCTATAGCTCAAAATATCGCTGAGATCAACGATGTTTCCACTAGCTTAACCAATATTGCTAATAAACACATCAATGGCCAATATATGGTGATGATTGATCCGATGCATGTAGATGGGATTACCAATAAAACGTATTATGTTCGCCCAGCTAAAGTCGTTGAATACATCGAAAAACAAGTGTCTTCAATCAAAAATATAGGGTTTAGTGACATTACTTATGAAGGCTATACCCAATGGTTATATAGCGATACATCTAAAAATCGAAGTATGACTGACACCATACAAAGATACCAAGAAGTTGCAGAGTGGATTCAACTGAAGTATGAAACCAACCATGTGTCACCCAACCAATATTTATGGGCATATACGGATCGATTCCTTCAAACACCCATGTTTAATTCTCAATACATTGTAGAAACCGAAACCGTGCCATTCTTACAAATGGTATTACACGGTACCATGGAACTATACGCAACCTATGCGAACTTTTCATTTTACGAACAAAAAGACTTATTAAAGATGATTGACTATAATACATACCCATCATTCATTTTGACTCAAGAACCTGCGTATAAATTACAAAAGACCAATGCTCAAGACTACTTTTCTACAGAGTACGCGATCAATCAAGCGTTGATTGAACAAGTCTATCAAACGGTCAGTCAAGCATTGAATCCTGTGATGAACGCGACTTGGGTTGCACGTACAGAAGTGATGCCAAATGTATACATGAATACCTATAACAATGGGGTATCCATTCTCATCAATTATCAGACCCAAGCGGTCAATTACGCAGGACACATCGTGACTGCACAAAGCTATCTAGTCATTGGAGGTTAA
- a CDS encoding YIP1 family protein produces MKKLTILSLIIFVTMTMMLPIHASEATTYTVTLDAKGQYIRTQDAYLPEMVNIDMGLSKPEDMMFDDQGTLWIADTGNKRILTYDTNTNTVLTEIVYPDFVTPRGLYVSNQYLYVADSSAKAVFKFDLFGNHLETYTRPTSPSFADTAFAPSKMVVDNRGNMYIYGEGVSNGIIQLSNQGEFLGFFTTNKVQLSITQQFYKLILSQDQFDRLALRSPQTFSSIFIDQNSMIYTSTMNTTTTAVKKHNMQGGNMFSNTVGSEDTRDIYVDDQGIIYAGTQTGAIYIYDAYGEFILSFGIRKGTGSKPDEDIKGLFTSLSAIAVREDGFIFALDESKSFLQSFRPTDYSEQIYQAIALYEQREYQQAIEAWQAVLNLNQMSTLAHNSIAKSYLQLEQYDEAMLHFELAGNKTLYSQAYWEVRNVQIQRLLGVFIIVLIALYATQKSLVFVNHKTGIITKYTTPIKTFFDRKWLKDIAYFWRVIKKPLDSFYEIKMGHKGSMLAATILYLATLVLLIIYSSSQGFIFQAVAIEDLDLTAIILGYFLLTGLFMVSNYLDTSLHDGIGNFKQIYMMFAYSLGPIMIAFGLTTILSHYLTLNEAFFITTTMNIGVVYSVILVFLGIIEIHQYRGKKAFKSILMSLLFTIIMIVVVIIIITMWRQLYIFIDGIWKELIRHVSN; encoded by the coding sequence ATGAAAAAACTAACTATCCTATCTTTAATCATCTTCGTCACGATGACGATGATGTTACCAATTCATGCTTCAGAAGCAACAACTTATACGGTTACTTTGGATGCGAAAGGCCAATACATCCGTACTCAAGATGCCTATTTGCCTGAGATGGTCAATATCGATATGGGATTGAGTAAACCAGAAGACATGATGTTTGATGACCAAGGCACCCTCTGGATTGCTGATACAGGCAACAAACGCATTCTGACATATGATACCAATACCAATACGGTTTTAACTGAAATAGTGTACCCCGACTTTGTAACACCTCGTGGTTTATATGTGTCTAATCAATACTTATATGTAGCAGATTCTAGTGCAAAAGCTGTCTTCAAATTTGACTTATTTGGTAATCATTTAGAAACGTATACCAGACCTACTTCACCTTCATTCGCGGATACAGCATTCGCCCCAAGTAAGATGGTTGTCGACAACCGCGGGAATATGTACATCTATGGAGAAGGCGTTAGTAACGGGATTATACAACTATCGAACCAAGGGGAGTTTTTAGGTTTCTTTACAACCAATAAAGTCCAATTATCCATTACCCAACAATTTTATAAACTCATTTTGTCTCAAGACCAATTCGACCGTTTAGCGCTTCGTAGCCCTCAAACGTTCTCCAGTATTTTCATCGATCAAAACTCGATGATCTATACCTCCACGATGAATACGACAACCACCGCAGTTAAGAAACACAATATGCAAGGTGGTAATATGTTTTCCAATACCGTTGGGTCTGAAGACACCAGAGACATCTATGTTGATGACCAAGGCATTATTTATGCAGGTACTCAAACTGGGGCCATTTATATATACGATGCTTATGGTGAGTTCATTCTCAGTTTTGGGATTCGTAAAGGTACCGGCAGTAAACCCGATGAAGATATCAAAGGGTTATTTACAAGTTTATCTGCCATCGCTGTTCGCGAAGATGGGTTCATTTTCGCATTAGACGAGTCAAAGTCTTTCTTACAGTCGTTTAGACCCACCGATTATAGTGAACAAATTTATCAAGCCATCGCCTTATATGAACAACGTGAATACCAACAAGCCATCGAAGCGTGGCAAGCCGTTTTAAACCTCAACCAGATGTCGACGTTAGCGCATAATAGTATTGCGAAAAGTTATTTACAGCTAGAACAATACGATGAAGCGATGTTGCACTTTGAACTTGCAGGTAATAAAACCTTATACTCTCAAGCGTATTGGGAAGTTAGAAATGTGCAAATCCAAAGGTTGCTTGGGGTATTCATCATCGTGTTAATTGCTTTATATGCGACCCAAAAATCCCTCGTTTTTGTCAATCATAAAACAGGGATTATTACGAAGTATACCACACCAATTAAAACGTTCTTTGATCGTAAATGGCTCAAAGACATCGCCTATTTTTGGCGTGTGATTAAGAAACCTCTAGACAGTTTCTATGAGATTAAAATGGGCCATAAAGGTTCGATGCTAGCAGCAACCATACTGTATCTAGCAACCCTTGTGTTGCTCATTATATATAGTTCATCTCAAGGATTTATCTTTCAAGCAGTCGCGATTGAAGATTTGGATTTAACGGCCATTATATTAGGCTATTTCCTCTTAACAGGACTCTTCATGGTATCGAATTATCTAGATACCTCATTACACGACGGGATTGGTAACTTTAAACAAATCTATATGATGTTTGCTTATAGTTTGGGTCCAATCATGATTGCGTTTGGTTTAACCACAATCCTCTCGCATTACCTCACTTTAAATGAAGCTTTCTTTATTACAACCACCATGAATATTGGGGTTGTCTACAGCGTGATATTGGTGTTTTTAGGCATCATTGAAATCCATCAATACCGCGGTAAAAAAGCATTTAAGAGTATCCTTATGAGTTTGTTATTCACCATCATCATGATTGTGGTTGTGATCATCATCATTACGATGTGGCGTCAATTGTATATCTTTATCGACGGTATATGGAAGGAGCTGATTCGTCATGTTTCCAATTAA
- a CDS encoding carbohydrate ABC transporter permease, whose product MSSFQGTKINPTSFNRSQVIFYVILVPLTLFMVLPILYIVNQAFKPLDELFLFPPRFFAQNPTFDNFTTLFRISTSTGVPLSRYLFNTLLITLVMMILIIWISVTTGYAFSKKNFKGKKTLFSINQTALMFVRTAVVIPTYFVIVKIGLNNNPLVHILPYIAVPVNIFLMKQFIDQVPDPIIEAARIDGAGDFYIIFKIIMPLTKNAIATVAILTFQSTWSAVEASTLYIQDETMKSFAFYLNALALQNTGSAVAGTGMAAAAGLILFIPNLIIFIIMQSRVMNTMAHAGIK is encoded by the coding sequence ATGAGTAGTTTTCAAGGTACCAAAATCAATCCCACCTCATTTAACCGTTCACAAGTGATCTTTTATGTGATATTGGTTCCCCTCACATTATTTATGGTGTTACCCATCCTCTACATTGTGAATCAAGCATTTAAACCGTTGGATGAGTTGTTCTTATTCCCACCACGTTTTTTTGCACAAAACCCAACGTTTGATAACTTTACGACTTTGTTCAGGATTTCAACCAGTACAGGTGTCCCGCTATCGAGATACTTATTCAATACATTGTTGATTACATTGGTGATGATGATCCTCATCATTTGGATCAGTGTGACCACGGGTTATGCATTTTCTAAGAAGAACTTTAAGGGTAAAAAAACACTGTTTTCCATCAATCAAACAGCCTTGATGTTTGTAAGGACAGCCGTGGTGATACCAACCTATTTTGTCATCGTTAAAATCGGATTGAATAACAATCCTTTGGTGCACATCTTACCGTATATCGCGGTTCCAGTGAATATCTTTTTGATGAAACAATTCATCGATCAAGTACCAGACCCGATCATCGAAGCGGCACGCATCGATGGTGCTGGGGACTTCTATATTATTTTTAAAATCATCATGCCTTTGACTAAAAACGCGATTGCGACGGTGGCTATTTTAACCTTCCAATCCACATGGTCAGCTGTCGAAGCTTCAACGCTATATATACAAGATGAAACCATGAAGTCGTTTGCCTTTTATCTAAATGCGTTGGCATTACAAAATACAGGCTCAGCTGTTGCTGGTACTGGTATGGCAGCCGCTGCAGGGTTGATTCTATTCATCCCTAACCTCATCATATTCATCATCATGCAGTCTCGTGTTATGAACACCATGGCGCATGCTGGGATTAAGTAG
- a CDS encoding carbohydrate ABC transporter permease, with translation MDQTIKMKPLASYRKTRRKDAFGVFLMLLPYTLLFSVFIAIPVALAIYLSLTSFNVVETPTLNGLVNFVNIFTQDDVFLQYVLPKTLTFAIIVGPGGYMLAFVLAWMLAQIQKLPRTIFALLLYTPSMIGGVFIAVIWRTLFSGDESGYINALLLQWDMIERPIQFLQSPDHLMTVVIIVALWSSMGVGFLAMLAGILNGNEELYEAAYVEGIDNKFQEVIHVTIPMMKPQMLFGAVMAIVATFTNGYIGVALSGANPTPQNAAQFITNHIDDYGFLRYEMGYAAALSVVLLAIIIVFSKVAYKLFAEKD, from the coding sequence ATGGATCAGACAATTAAAATGAAACCACTGGCTTCTTATCGAAAAACCAGACGAAAAGATGCGTTTGGAGTTTTCTTGATGTTATTACCGTACACCTTATTGTTTTCAGTATTCATCGCGATTCCTGTCGCGTTGGCTATCTATTTATCCTTAACCTCATTCAACGTCGTTGAAACACCAACATTGAATGGGTTAGTCAATTTCGTCAATATCTTTACCCAAGACGATGTGTTTTTACAATATGTATTACCAAAAACACTGACCTTCGCCATCATTGTTGGACCAGGTGGCTATATGTTGGCATTCGTGCTCGCTTGGATGTTGGCTCAAATCCAAAAACTACCAAGAACCATATTTGCTTTACTGTTATATACCCCATCCATGATTGGTGGTGTCTTCATCGCCGTTATTTGGAGAACATTATTCTCAGGGGATGAATCGGGCTATATCAATGCTTTGTTGTTGCAATGGGACATGATTGAACGCCCTATCCAATTCCTTCAATCCCCAGACCACTTAATGACTGTGGTCATCATAGTTGCTTTATGGAGCAGCATGGGTGTTGGGTTCTTAGCCATGTTAGCCGGTATTCTCAATGGGAATGAAGAACTCTATGAAGCCGCTTATGTGGAAGGTATCGATAATAAGTTTCAAGAAGTCATCCACGTGACTATCCCGATGATGAAACCACAAATGTTGTTTGGTGCCGTCATGGCAATTGTCGCTACCTTTACCAATGGGTATATTGGGGTTGCCTTATCCGGGGCAAACCCTACCCCACAAAATGCAGCACAGTTCATTACCAATCATATCGATGACTATGGATTTTTAAGATATGAAATGGGCTATGCAGCTGCATTATCGGTGGTGTTGCTCGCCATCATCATCGTGTTTTCTAAAGTCGCATACAAATTGTTTGCAGAAAAGGATTAG